The DNA window GTATAGTATACATTAATTAAACAATCTCCCAGTAACCCGAAGTTGAACAGAATATACACATAGATGAGGGTTGAAATAATACCCGTAGGATAGACCCATATATTTTTCTTAATGGAAAAATATACGCTCAAAGTTCCGAAAATAGCACCCGAAGCTTCAAGTATAATCTGTAAAGAATCGTAGCTTTCATAAGGCTTTACAAAAAGATCATATAAATTCATGTGATCAAAAATAAGCAAAAAATAGGACATTTTAAAATGAATTTTATAATGTGTTGTTTATACTTTTAAAGGCTTTAATGTAAAATAAATGATGAAAGTTTAACGATAAACGTGGGAGTTCCTAAATTTTTTATATTTTCGTGAATCCTTAATTAAATAAAAAAACATGTCGAAAATTTGGGTTAAGAAGCCGCTAAGTGCCTATGAGGCAGATATGAAGAAAAGTGAGCTGAAAAAAGTCCTTGGAAAATGGAGTTTAACAGCAATTGGAGTAGGTGCTATCATTGGTGGCGGAATCTTTGTTCTTACAGGAACCGGAGCCTATTATCATGCAGGGCCGGCACTGGCAATCTCTTTTATTATAGCAGGTATTGCCTGTGTTTTTGCAGCATTGTGCTACGCAGAGTTTGCCTCTATTATTCCTGTTGAAGGGTCGGCTTACGCTTACGCTTATGGAACGGTAGGTGAGATTTTTGCCTGGGCGATGGGGTGGTGCCTCATCCTGGAGTATGCCATGGCAAGTATGGCCGTCTCGGTGAGTTGGTCCGGATATTTTAACAAGTTTTTGAAAATTTTTAATATTCATTTGCCTGCTTACCTGACTTCAGATCCGTCAAGTTATACAGGGGACGGTTTCTCAATGAACTTACCTGCATTTATTCTTGTTTTATTAATTACTGCATTGTTGGTAAAAGGAACTAAAGAAGCAGCAGGAGCTAATAACCTGATTGTTTTAATGAAAACTTCTGCAGTTATTTTTGTAATTATAGCAGGTGTTTATATCATATTTTCTAACACGGATCTTTATAATGCCGTTGACGGAGTTAAAAACTGGAAACCTTTTATTCCTGATCCGATAAAGATTAAGAATTCGGAAGGAGATATGGTCTCAGCCTATGGTATTAAAGGAATTGTTTCCGGAGCTGCCGCGATTTTCTTTGCTTATATTGGTTTTGACGCTGTTTCTACACAGGCAGGAGAGGCGATTAATCCTAAAAAAGATGTGCCTTTCGCCATTATTGCTTCACTATTGGTTTGTACTGCTTTGTATATTTGTGTATCTCTTGTATTGACAGGGATGATGCATTATACGGACTTTAACCCGGAAGGGAAATATCCTGATGCGATTAAAGCTCCTGTAGCATATGCTTTTGAAATTGCAGGTAAACATTGGGCAAGTAATGTGGTAACCATTGCTGCTACCATAGGATTAATTTCTGTAGTAATGGTAATGATGATGGGGCAGTCCAGAATATTTATTGGAATGGCAAAAGACGGATTGATTCCTAGATTTTTCGGACAACTTCATCCAAAAACAAAAACTCCTTACAAAGGAATTATTCTGTTAGGAATTGTAGTGGCACTTATTGCTGCCTTTACACCGATTTCTACTTTGGCAGATATGACAAGTTTCGGAACTTTATTTGCTTTTACGTTGGTTTGTATCGCAGTTTGGGTGATGAGAAAGAAAGAACCGGAATTGATCAGACCATTCAAAGTGCCTGCTTATAAGATCGTTGTTGCATTAGGAGTAATCATTAACATATACTTAATTTTTAACCTGAGTGCTCATGCATTGGAACTTTCTGCAGTATGGCTCTTCCTGGGAGGTTTAGTGTATTTCCTTTATGGAAAATCAAACAGTAAACTTAATAATCCTGAAAAATATCAGGATGAAAACTAATATTATAAACCGCTTCGGCGGTTTTTTTTGTAAATAAAATTGATATGAAAAAGATATTTTCCATCACGTTTATGCTCGCAGGAATCTGTGTGTTTTCTCAACAGGTTGAAAGCTTTGAAACGGTTCTCAATGATAAAATAAGTGTAAGAGCCCTTGAGCTCCATGATAACAAAGTCTGGTACAGCGGAACCGATTCCAAGTTCGGATTTATTGATTTAAAAGACTCAAAAAATCAAAAACAGATTAAATTATCAGAAACTAAACTTCAGTTCAGAACCCTGGGACAGGATAAAACCTCTTTTTATGCCATCAATATTGAAAGTCCGGCAAAGTTTTTTAAAATTGATAAAAAAGATTTAAAATCACAGGTTGTTTTTACTGATACCACAAAAACTGCTTTTTATGATGCACTGCATTTTGTGAATGATAAACTTGCTTACACTTTCAGTGATGCAGATAAAGACAACCTCTTAAAACTGGCTGTATATAAAAACGGAAAATGGGGAATGTTTAAAAATAATATAGCTTTAAACCCTGGAGAAGCTGCTTTTGCTGCAAGTAACACCAATATTTCATCCACCAAAAATTATATGTGGATTGCAACGGGAGGAAAGGCATCAAGGATTGTAAGATTGAATTTTAAAAATGAAAAGTTTGAGGTTTTTGAAACCCCTTTCATACAAGGAGAATCTTCCCAGGGAATGTATTCGGTGGATTTCTCGGATGATCAGTTTGGTATTGCCGTAGGTGGAGATTATACAAAACAGGAAGCCAATATCAATAATATCGCTACAACGCATGATGGTGGGCAGACCTGGCAGATTCAGGCGTCAGAGAATAATGCAGGTTATATGACTTGTGTAAAGATTAAGCCCGGTTCCAAAGGAAAAGAGATCATTGCAGTAGGAGACCGGCACATCAGCTATTCTGCAGATTTTGGAAAGACGTGGAAGAAAATTTCCGATGAAAAAGGATTATTCGTGTGTCAATGGATTGATTACAACAGACTTGTTTTTGCAGGCAATAACAGAGTAATGATAATGAAATTAAAATTTTAAATGGCAGGAATAGAATTTATCATTATTAACTGAATGACTTGATACTGCGTATTTAGACTCATTATAAAATAGAACCTAATATAATTCATAGGTCATAATTCACAAGTAATGGTTAATTTTGTAGGATGAAATTTTAATTATGTTAAATTTCATCATTCTATAAAATTTTAATTTTTCAAATGAACTCTTTAATAGATAAGTATAATATTCCCGGGCCGCGTTACACGTCTTATCCTACCGTTCCCTATTGGGATGAATCAACATTTTCACCGGAAAAATGGAAGGAGACGGTAATCAGATCTTTTCATGAAACCAATGCAGAGGAGGGAATTTCTATTTATATCCATTTGCCTTTCTGTGAGGCTTTGTGTACATTCTGTGCATGTCATAAACGAATTACAAAACAACATAGTGTTGAAGTGCCTTACCTGGAAAGTGTTTTAAAGGAATGGAAACTTTATCTTGAGCTCTTTAATGAAAAACCAAAGCTGAAGGAGCTTCACTTAGGTGGTGGTACCCCAACGTTTTTCTCTCCTGAAAATTTAAAGACTTTATTGGGTGGAATTTTTGAAACGGTGGAGATTGCAGAGCATCCTGAATTCTCATTTGAAGGTCACCCGAATAATACAACGAAAGAACATCTTCAGACATTATACGATTTAGGCTTCAGAAGAGTGAGCTTCGGAGTTCAGGACTATGATCCTAAAGTGCAGAAAGCGATCAACAGAATCCAGCCTTTTGAAAACGTAAAGAATGTGACAGAATGGGCTAAGGAAATTGGATACAGAGGAATCAGTCATGATTTGGTTTTCGGACTTCCGCATCAGAATTGGGAAGCGATGGAGCATACCATCAGAAAAACGATGGAATTAAAGCCGGACAGACTCGCATTTTATTCTTATGCACATGTGCCATGGGTGAAAGGTGTTGGCCAGAGAGGTTTTGATGAAAATGACCTTCCAAGTGGAGAAGAAAAGCGTCGTTTGTACGAAGATGGCAAAAAATTACTTCAGGATTTAGGATATATTGAAGTTGGAATGGATCATTTCTCGCTGGAACATGATGATCTTTATCAGTCTTTAATCCATAAAAAACTTCACAGAAACTTCATGGGATATACTTCCAGCAATACCCAACTGATGGTAGGACTCGGAATGTCTGCTATTTCAGATTCGTGGTATGCTTTTGCCCAAAATGTGAAAACAGTAGAGGATTACCAGAAAATGGTTGAAGAAGGACAAATTCCCGTTGTGAAAGGGCATGTCTTGAATGAAGAAGACTTGACGGTGAGAAGACATATTCTAAATTTGATGTGCCAGCTTGAAACAACTTTCACTATCGATAATTCTTTCCCGGAACTTGAAAATGCCCTGGATATGTTGAAAGAGATGGAAAATGACGGATTGGTTGAAATCAGTG is part of the Chryseobacterium lactis genome and encodes:
- a CDS encoding amino acid permease, with amino-acid sequence MSKIWVKKPLSAYEADMKKSELKKVLGKWSLTAIGVGAIIGGGIFVLTGTGAYYHAGPALAISFIIAGIACVFAALCYAEFASIIPVEGSAYAYAYGTVGEIFAWAMGWCLILEYAMASMAVSVSWSGYFNKFLKIFNIHLPAYLTSDPSSYTGDGFSMNLPAFILVLLITALLVKGTKEAAGANNLIVLMKTSAVIFVIIAGVYIIFSNTDLYNAVDGVKNWKPFIPDPIKIKNSEGDMVSAYGIKGIVSGAAAIFFAYIGFDAVSTQAGEAINPKKDVPFAIIASLLVCTALYICVSLVLTGMMHYTDFNPEGKYPDAIKAPVAYAFEIAGKHWASNVVTIAATIGLISVVMVMMMGQSRIFIGMAKDGLIPRFFGQLHPKTKTPYKGIILLGIVVALIAAFTPISTLADMTSFGTLFAFTLVCIAVWVMRKKEPELIRPFKVPAYKIVVALGVIINIYLIFNLSAHALELSAVWLFLGGLVYFLYGKSNSKLNNPEKYQDEN
- a CDS encoding WD40/YVTN/BNR-like repeat-containing protein — translated: MKKIFSITFMLAGICVFSQQVESFETVLNDKISVRALELHDNKVWYSGTDSKFGFIDLKDSKNQKQIKLSETKLQFRTLGQDKTSFYAINIESPAKFFKIDKKDLKSQVVFTDTTKTAFYDALHFVNDKLAYTFSDADKDNLLKLAVYKNGKWGMFKNNIALNPGEAAFAASNTNISSTKNYMWIATGGKASRIVRLNFKNEKFEVFETPFIQGESSQGMYSVDFSDDQFGIAVGGDYTKQEANINNIATTHDGGQTWQIQASENNAGYMTCVKIKPGSKGKEIIAVGDRHISYSADFGKTWKKISDEKGLFVCQWIDYNRLVFAGNNRVMIMKLKF
- the hemN gene encoding oxygen-independent coproporphyrinogen III oxidase → MNSLIDKYNIPGPRYTSYPTVPYWDESTFSPEKWKETVIRSFHETNAEEGISIYIHLPFCEALCTFCACHKRITKQHSVEVPYLESVLKEWKLYLELFNEKPKLKELHLGGGTPTFFSPENLKTLLGGIFETVEIAEHPEFSFEGHPNNTTKEHLQTLYDLGFRRVSFGVQDYDPKVQKAINRIQPFENVKNVTEWAKEIGYRGISHDLVFGLPHQNWEAMEHTIRKTMELKPDRLAFYSYAHVPWVKGVGQRGFDENDLPSGEEKRRLYEDGKKLLQDLGYIEVGMDHFSLEHDDLYQSLIHKKLHRNFMGYTSSNTQLMVGLGMSAISDSWYAFAQNVKTVEDYQKMVEEGQIPVVKGHVLNEEDLTVRRHILNLMCQLETTFTIDNSFPELENALDMLKEMENDGLVEISGHEIKITEAGRAFTRNVAMVFDLRMMRNKPETRIFSMTI